The genomic segment TCTGTGCGCGGCATCGGCTGCGCGCTGCCCGGAAACGGGCAAAAGAGCTGGGGGAGTTCTCTCGTGACCGATCAAGCCGCCGCGCCTCCGGGCAAGCTCGACGCCGCGGTGCTCAAGATCGCCGGGGTGGTGGTGCTCGGCGCGATCATGTCGATCCTCGACATCACCGTCGTCAGCGTCGCCCTTCCGACCTTCCAGAGCGAGTTCGGCGCGACCTACGCACAGGTCGCCTGGACCATGACGGGATACACCTTGGCGCTGGCCACGGTGATCCCGCTGAGCGGATGGGCTGCCGACCGGTTCGGCACCAAGCGTCTCTACATGTTGGCTCTGCTGCTCTTCACCGCGGGCTCGGTGCTCTGCGCCACCGCCGGCTCGATCGAGCAGCTGGTCGCCTACCGGGTCCTGCAGGGCCTCGGCGGCGGCATGCTCATGCCGATCGGCATGACGATCATGACCCGGGCCGCGGGCCCGGAGCGGATCGGCCGGCTGATGGCCGTGCTGGGCGTGCCGATGCTGCTCGGCCCGATCGGCGGCCCGATCCTGGGCGGCTGGCTGATCGAGGCCGCGAGCTGGCACTGGGTGTTCCTGATCAACCTGCCGATCGGCGTCATCGGCCTGATCTACGCGCAGCTCGCGCTGCCCAAGGACGAGCCGCACAAGTCGGAGGCGTTCGACTTCGTCGGCATGCTGATGCTGTCGCCGGGTCTCGCCCTGTTCCTCTACGGCGTCTCGTCGCTGCCCGAGGAGGGCACGATCACGGCGACCAAGGTGTGGACGACGATGCTGATCGGCACGGTGCTGGTCGTCGCGTTCGTCATCTACTCGTTCAAGCCGAAGCACCCGCTGCTCGACCTGCGGCTGCTGAAGAACCGCAACCTGAGCGTCGCGAGCATCTCGCTGTTCGTCTTCGTGATCGCGTTCATGGGCGCCGGTCTGCTCTTCCCGAGCTACTTCCTGCAGGTGCGGGGCGAGTCGACCCTCGACGCCGGTCTGCTGATGGCCCCGCAGGGCATCGGCGCCGTGCTGACCATGCCGATCGCGGGCATGCTGGCCGACAAGATCCCGGTCGGGCGCACGGTGCCCTTCGCGATGACGCTGATCGCGGTCGGCTTCTTCGGGTTCACCCAGGTCGGCACGGACACGTCGTATCTGTTCCTGTGCGGCTCGCTGTTCGTGATGGGTCTGGGCATGGGCGGCACGATGATGCCGATCATGACTTCGGCGCTGCGGACGCTGCAGCCGCTCGAGGTGGCCCGCGGCTCCACGCTGGTCAACATCCTGCAGCAGATCGGTGGCTCGATCGGCACCGCGATCATGTCGGTGATCCTGACCAGCCGGCTCAACGGTTCGCCCGAGGTGCCGGGGGCGGTCAACCCGCAGACCGGTGAGACGTTCACCGAGGCGGACATCGCGATCGCCAACAACCACGGTGCGAACATTCCGGCGCCGCCGGAAATCATCGAGCGGGGCCTGCAGTTCGCGGCCGACTCGTTCTCGACCACGTTCTGGGTCGGCTTTGCGCTGGTGCTGGCGACGTTCATCCCGATCGCGTTCCTGCCGCGCAAGCGCCGGGCGACCCCGCCCGGAGCGCCGGGCGAGCCCGCGGTCGAGGCGCCCATCCTCATGCACTGAGAACTATTCGCATTTCCGCCCCGTCTTCCGTTCCGGGAGGCGGGGCGTTTCCATAAGCCTGTAACAAAGGCGGACAACGAGTACCGCCAAAACGATCGATAAGGGTCTGTATACCGGGCATTCACCTGCTGCAATGCTTAACCGTTACCCGAACGAGAATCGATCGTCATGCGGCTTCCCTAGCCTCCGGCGGATCACCTGCTTCCGGAGGACAATCTTCCATGCATCGATATTTGCGCCGCGGCCCGTCCGCGGCGGCGCTCCGAGCGATCGGCGCCGCCGCGCTCGCGACCGCGATCGGCGTGAGCCTGGCCGGACCGGCCGTGGCCGCCGCGCCGGGCGACCCGTTCATCAGTGAGATCCACTACGACAACGCCGGCACCGACACCGGTGAGGCCGTCGAGGTGCAGGCCCCGGCCGGCACCGACCTGACCGGCTGGCAGATCGTCCTCTACAACGGCAACGGCGGCGCGGCCTACAACACGGCCACGCTCAGCGGCGCCGTGCCGGCGGCCGGTGTGGTCGTCCAGAACTACCCGGCGGACGGCATCCAGAACGGCGCGCCCGACGGCGTGGCTCTGGTCAAGCCGGACGGCTCGGTCGCCGAGTTCCTCAGCTACGAGGGCGTGATGACCGGCACCGGCGGCCCGGCCAACGGTCTGACCAGCACGGACATCGGTGTCTCGGAGATCGCCTCGACGCCCGTCGGGCACTCGCTGCAGAAGCTCGACGGCACATGGCAGGCCCCGGCGGCCAGTTCCTTCGGCGTTCTGAACAAGAACACGCCTGAGGAGCCCGGTGAGCCGGCTTCCTGCGACACGGCCGTGACCCACACGATCGCCCAGGTGCAGGGCACCGGCGCGGCCACCCCCGTGGCCAACACCAAGGTCACCGTCGAGGGTGTCGTGACCGCCGACCACCGTACGGGTGGCTACAACGGCGTCTACGTGCAGACCGCGGGCACCGGTGGGGACCGCCCGGTCACGGCCGGCACCGCCTCGGACGCCGTCTTCGTCTACTTCGGCACCAGCGTGGCCAACGCGCCGACGGTGAAGATCGGCGACCGGGTACGGGTCACCGGCACGGTCACCGAGTTCAACGGGCTCACCGAGATCACCACCACGGCCCAGGGTGACACCGCCGTCTGCGCGAGCGGCGTCGCGCTGCCCGCCCCGGTGGCGCTGAGCCTGCCGCTGGCCGACGCGGCCCGCGAGTCGGTCGAGTCGATGCTGGTCGCGCCCGTGGGGGCGTACACGGTCGCGGACGTCTACAACACCAACCGGTACGGCGAGATCATCCTGGCCGCCGGCAACGAGGTCGCCCCGATCCCGACCGACCTGGCCCGCCCCGGTTCGGCCGAGGCCCTGGCGATCAAGGCCGACAACAAGGCCCGCCGGATCCTGGTCGACGACGGCCGCACCACCAACCTGGCCGAGGCCGGGCTCGCGCCCGCGTACCTGACCAAGGACAACCCCATCCGGGTCGGCGACACCGTCGAGAAGTTCGGCCCGAGCGTGCTGAGCTTCGGCTTCAGCGAGTGGCGCCTGCAGCCGGTCGACCCGGCCGCCCTGCAGACCACGTTCAAGGACACCAATCCCCGTACGCCGGCTCCGGCCGACGTCGGTGGTGACCTCCGGGTGGCCAGCTTCAACGTGCTCAACTACTTCGTCCACTTCGGTGGCGAGGCCCGCGGCGCCACCGACGCGGCCGCGCTGGCCAAGCAGCAGGCAAAGATCGTCTCGGCGATCAGCGCGCTGGACGCCGACGTCGTCGCGCTCATGGAGATCGAGAACTCGGTCCGCTTCGAGCCCGACGACCCCCAGGTGGCGCTGAAGACGCTGGTGGGCGCGCTGAACGCGAAGGACGGCGCGGGCACGTGGGACTACGTGCGCTCGCCGGCCGACCTGCCCGGCCCCGAGCAGCAGGACTTCATCACCACGGCGATCATCTTCAAGCCGGCCGCGGTCACCCCGAAGGGCGCCGCGCGCTCGGTGAACGACGAGTCGGTGTGGGCGAACGCCCGGGAGCCGATCGCGCAGACCTTCACCGCCGGTACGGCCACCTTCACCGTGGTCGCCAACCACCTGAAGTCCAAGAGCGCGTCGACCCCGCCGAGCGGTGACAACGTGGACACCGGGGACGGGCAGGGCGCGTACAACGGGGACCGCAAGCGGCAGGCCGCCGCGCTGGCCACGTTCGTGAAGTCGCTCGGCACCGACGACGTGCTCCTGCTGGGCGACTTCAACGCGTACAGCCAGGAGGACCCGATCCAGGTGCTGGCCGACGCGGGATACCGGAACATCGCGGGCGCGGACGAGAAGTCGTACGTCTTCGGTGGTGAGTCGGGCTCGCTCGACCATGCCCTCGCGAGCGCCTCGCTGGCGTCGAAGGTGACCGGCGTGGACGTCTGGAACATCAACTCGGTCGAGTCGTTCGCCTACGAGTACGACGGCTATGCGCCGTTCTACAGCGCCGACCCGTACCGGGCCAGCGACCACGACCCGGTCGTCGTGGGCCTCAGGACCGGCAACGCCGGCCCGGTGGACCTGCAGCTGCTCAGCATCAACGACTTCCACGGCCGCCTCGAGCCGCCCACCGCCGGCAACGGGGGCGCGGCCCAGCTCGTCGGCATGGTCAACGAGCTACGCAAGGCCAACCCGAACACCGCGTGGATCTCGGCCGGTGACAACATCGGCGCGTCCACGTTCATCTCCGCGATCGACGATGACAACCCGACGATCGACGTGCTAAACGCGGGCAAGCTGGCCGTCTCGGCGGTCGGCAACCACGAGTTCGACAAGGGCCTGGCCGACCTGCAGGGTCGCGTCGAGGACCGGGCGGACTTCCCGTATCTGGCGGCCAACGTCTACAAGAACGGCGAGCGGGTGCTGCCCGGCTACAGCGTGCAGACGCTGGGCGGGGTCAAGGTCGGCTACATCGGCGTCGTCACCGAGCAGACCGCGGCGCTGGTCAGCCCGGACGGCATCGCCGGCGTCGAGTTCCGCGACCCGGTGGCCGAGGCCAACACCCTGGCCGCGCAGCTCTCCGACGGCAACGAGGCCAACGGCGAGGCCGACGTGCTCGTGCTCCTGGCCCACGAGGGTGCGGCGACCGAGAACATCGGCTCGGCGGCGGCGCTGCAGGCCGACCCGGTCTTCGGCGACTTCACCCGGGTGAGCGCCGAGATCGACGCGATCTTCAGCGGGCACACCCACCAGCCGTACGCGTTCGAGGTTCCCGTCCCCGGCACCGACCGGACCCGTCCGGTGATCCAGGCCGAGGACTACGGACTGCGGGTCGGCAAGGCCGTGCTCACCGTCGACCCGGCCACCAAGACGGTCACCAACTCGACGGCCGAGCTGCTCAACGTGACCGGCTACCCGGCCGACGCCGCGGTGGCCGACATCGTGGCCAAGGCCAAGGTCACCGCGGACGAGCTGGGCAAGCGGCCGCTGGGCAAGATCACGGCGGACATCAAGCGGGCCTACAGCGCCGCGGGCGCCGAGGACCGGGGCGCCGAATCCGTGCTGGGCAACTTCATCGCCGACGTCCAGCTCAGCCAGACCAGCGCGGCCGGCCGGGGTGGGGCCCAGATCGCCTTCATGAACCCGGGCGGGCTGCGGGCCGACCTGCTCTACGGCACCGACGGCACGGTCACCTACGCCAACGCGTTCTCGGTGCAGCCCTTCTCCAACGACGTGGTCACCCAGACGCTGACCGGTGCGCAGATCAAGCAGGTGCTCGAGGAGCAGTGGCAGCCGGCGGGCGCGTCCCGCCCGGTGCTGCACCTCGGCTCGTCCAAGGGCCTCACCTACTCGTACGACGTGAACCAGCCGCGGGGCTCGAAGATCATTGCTTCCAGCCTCAAGCTGAACGGCGTCGTGCTCAATCCGACGGGCACCTACCGGGTCACGTCGAACTCGTTCCTGGCCGCGGGTGGCGACAACTTCACCACGCTCGGACAGGGCACGAACCGCGTCACCACCGGCGACAACGACCTCACCATGCTGGTCAACTACTTCGCCGCGAATTCGCCGGTCACCGCCGACCCCGTGGCGCGCAGCACGCCCGGCACGGCCACCCCGGCCGACACCACGCCGCCGACCGGCACGTTCGAGCTGGGCGCCACCGCGCTCTGGCCGGGCCAGCCGATGACGCTGACCCCGGTCGCGCTGGGCGACGACGTCAGCGCCGCCGACAAGATCAAGAAGGTCGTGTCCTGGGGTGACGGCACCACGTCGGAGAGCCTGACCCACACGTACGCCAAGGCCGGCGACTACACCGTCTCGGTGCAGCTGACCGACGAGGCGGGCAACCAGGCGGCGGCCACCATCGAGGGCGCCGCGGTCGTCAAGGTCACGGCGCAGCCCAAGGGCGTGTATCTGCTGGCCCCGCAGTCGATCTGGGCCGGGCAGACCACCGTGCTCGCGGTGAGCAAGGTCAGCGGCGCCTCGAAGCTGGTCATCGCCTGGGGTGACGGCGCCACGTCCGACATGTCGGCCAACGGCGCCCTGATCTCGCACACCTACACCAAGGCCGGCACCTTCACGGTCACGGTCACGCCGCACAACGCGGCCGGTGCGGGCACGGCCGTCAAGGCCGGCTCGGTCAAGGTCACGGCCGACACGTACGCCCCCGGCGTGCGCTTCGTGCCGCCGCTGATCCCGTCCTCGGCCTCGGCCTGGCGCTCGCTGAACGGCCTGGCCAGTGACACCGGCCTGGGCGTGGCCACGGTCTCGGCCACGCTGATCCAGGAGCGCTCGGGTCAGTGGCACTACTTCGACGGCGCCCAGTGGGTCAAGGCGTCCTCGCAGACCGACGCCGCGGCCAAGGCCAAGGTCCTGACCGACGCACCGCTGCCCGTCCTGGGCGTGTGGAGCATCGGCCTCCGGGGCGTCGAGAAGGGCACGCTGAAGGTCACCTACTGGGCGACCGACCGAGCCGGCAACGACTCGGTGAAGCAGTCCTACACAGCGAAGATCACCAAGTAGCGGCACACGCGAACGCCCCCGCCTCCACACTGGAGGCGGGGGCGTTCGGCGTACGCGGGCCTCAGTTGGTGAAGAGGAAGTAGATCGGTGCGCTGGACGTCATGTAGTTGACGTTGTCGTTCCCGTTGACGCCGTCCGAGTAGAAGGCCCGTGCGCGGTAGATCTGGCCGGTCGGGTGGCTCCCGCCCAGGGTGGTGTACGACTTGCCCGCCTTGTCCAGGGGCGTCGTCTTCGGGGAGAACCCGCGGGCCGGGCGCCACCGGTCGGTGACCCACATCTCGACCACGAACTGCGCCTTGCGACCCGGGTAGGCGGTCATCGTCGTGGCGAAGTACGGCGAGACCGACTTGCGGAAGTAGGCGTAGGTGATCGCGGCCGGCTTGGTGGTCTTGTAGTGCCGCGTCACGGCGATCTTGGCCGATACCTCTGTGTAGAGCGTCGCCTTGACCTCCTTGGGCAGCCGGGCCGCGTCACCGGTGAACTTGGCCGACACGGTGGTGTTGCGGGTCATCTTGACCGGCACCGAGACGATTCCCGCACTGTTCGACTTGGCCCGGGTGACCAGGCGCATCGGCAGGTCGCCACCCCACGGGTCGGCCCAGATCTCGACCACCAGACCGGGGTCGCCGATTCTGGCCGTGAGGTTCACCGTTGAGCCGTACTTGCTGACCGTGCCCTGGCCGCCGACCGTGAGCGAAACCGGGACCCGGGTCGTGGAGGTCGGCTTGGGCTGAGGGGCCGGGGTGGTCGGGGCCGGGGTCGTGGCCGTCGGCCGGGGGTCGGGGTCGTTGGCCACCCACAGCCGGTACTCGTGTTCGCTGTTGTGACTGAGCACGAAGAGCCGTGGGCCGTCCGGCTGCCACGCGACGAGGTCGACGTTGTCCGGGCCGCGGTCGGCCTGGGTGGACGGCAGCACGAACTTCTGGGCCGCGGTCTCGGAGCCGCGCGGATAGATGGAGACGTCGGTCCCGATGTCGAAGTTGTTCCACCCGATCGCAACCCGCCCGTCCGGGCCGGCGTCGACGCTGTTCGCGGTCTCGCAGGTCTCCGCGTAGGCGGGAGTGCGCAGGTGCGGCGTCGCCACCGCGGATTTCCACAGGCGGCAGTTCTTCCACCCGATCAGCCCGGCGCCGTCGGCGGTGACCACCGCGCCCCGCAGGAAGTCGTCGGTGAACCGGGCGGTGCCCTGATGCTGCTCGGTGCCGTCGGCGGCGATGGTGTAGGTGGCCAGGTTGCCGTTGGCGTTCATCTGGGTGGAGGCCTCGGCCACGATCAGCCGGCCGGGCACGGTGGGCGAGGTGAGCAGCGCGGGGGACCCGGTGAACGAGGTGCCGTCGGACTGGGGATCGTGCACGCGCAGCACCCGGTCGGCCGGTTCCAGCACCCCGAAGTTGCCGGCCCACGAACCGGCCGCGTCGCCGTCGTAGCCGAACCAGATCTGCCGGCCCATCGTGGCGACGGTTCTCGGGAAGATCTTCGGGTCGACCGAGTAGCGCACCTGCTCGGTGACCGTGGCCGCGTCGAAGGAGACGATCGCGTGCGCGTCGGCGACCGCCGCGTAGAGCGTCTTCGCGTCGGCCGAGAGCGTGAGCCCGGAGACGCCCGGCAGGCCGGTCCGGGTGCTGACCACCGCGCCGCGATAGTCGGTGACGATCAGCTTGCCCCCGAACGGGTCGCTGACCAGCACATGCTTGTGGAGCGGGTCGACCAGGAGGTCGCCGGGAACGCCTTCGACAGTCAGCAGGCGGCCGTCGGCCAGCTCGGTGTCGGCGGCCGAGGCCGACCCCGTGCCGATCGCGACGACGACGGCGGCCGAGCAGGCGACACCGGCCGCCACGAGGGCGACGCGAAGTTTGCGCATTTTCAGAGGGCTCCCCTAAGAAGGAACAGTCGGCACAGGGTACGCGAACTGTCGATCTTGGAGGAGCCCTGAAGTCAGCGCAGGCCGTTCTGGACGGCTACCTTGATCAGCAGCTCGGGGTCATCGCTGATCAGGCCGTCGACGCCCAGGTTGATGACGCGTTGCATGGTCGGGGCGTCGTTGACGGTGTAGGGCACGACCTTGAGGTCGTAACGGTCCTGCAGCGTGGCCACGACCGGGCCGTGGAAGTAGGCCGGGTTCTGCCGCAGATACCAGTCGTCGTCGGCGATCGTGCCCTGCGCCGGGTCGTGCACCTGCCAGTTGGCCGAGACCGTCGACGCGCCGGCGGCCCGGACAAGTGCGCCCAGGTCGCGGTAGTGCCACCAGTCGAGGCCGCCGGTCCACGGACTCTTGACCTTCGGGTCGTCGTAGACCGCGCGCAGCGAGCACTCGTCGGCGAGCGAGGCGCACTCGGCCGGGCCGTACTGCCAGATCAGCGCGACCGTCTCGATCCGGCGGTCGAGCTGCCGGGCCAGACGGATCGTGCGCCAGTCGAACGACTGGATCGTCACCCGCCGCTCGAGCCCGGCCGCCTTGATCGCGCGCACCAGCTTGGTCGTGAAGACCTGGTAGGGCGCGGTGTCGGCGGCCAGCGGACTGATCTTGGTCTCGATGTTCATCCGGACGTCCGTACGGCCGCTGCCCTTGACCAGTGCGAAGAACTCCTCGATGGTCGGGATCCGCGCGCCCGGCACGGCTACCTGGCCCGGCACGACCTTCGACCCGCAGTCCAGCGTCCTGATCTGTGCCAGGGTCAGCTTGTGGACAACCTTCCCCACGTACGGGAAAAGG from the Paractinoplanes abujensis genome contains:
- a CDS encoding DHA2 family efflux MFS transporter permease subunit produces the protein MTDQAAAPPGKLDAAVLKIAGVVVLGAIMSILDITVVSVALPTFQSEFGATYAQVAWTMTGYTLALATVIPLSGWAADRFGTKRLYMLALLLFTAGSVLCATAGSIEQLVAYRVLQGLGGGMLMPIGMTIMTRAAGPERIGRLMAVLGVPMLLGPIGGPILGGWLIEAASWHWVFLINLPIGVIGLIYAQLALPKDEPHKSEAFDFVGMLMLSPGLALFLYGVSSLPEEGTITATKVWTTMLIGTVLVVAFVIYSFKPKHPLLDLRLLKNRNLSVASISLFVFVIAFMGAGLLFPSYFLQVRGESTLDAGLLMAPQGIGAVLTMPIAGMLADKIPVGRTVPFAMTLIAVGFFGFTQVGTDTSYLFLCGSLFVMGLGMGGTMMPIMTSALRTLQPLEVARGSTLVNILQQIGGSIGTAIMSVILTSRLNGSPEVPGAVNPQTGETFTEADIAIANNHGANIPAPPEIIERGLQFAADSFSTTFWVGFALVLATFIPIAFLPRKRRATPPGAPGEPAVEAPILMH
- a CDS encoding ExeM/NucH family extracellular endonuclease codes for the protein MHRYLRRGPSAAALRAIGAAALATAIGVSLAGPAVAAAPGDPFISEIHYDNAGTDTGEAVEVQAPAGTDLTGWQIVLYNGNGGAAYNTATLSGAVPAAGVVVQNYPADGIQNGAPDGVALVKPDGSVAEFLSYEGVMTGTGGPANGLTSTDIGVSEIASTPVGHSLQKLDGTWQAPAASSFGVLNKNTPEEPGEPASCDTAVTHTIAQVQGTGAATPVANTKVTVEGVVTADHRTGGYNGVYVQTAGTGGDRPVTAGTASDAVFVYFGTSVANAPTVKIGDRVRVTGTVTEFNGLTEITTTAQGDTAVCASGVALPAPVALSLPLADAARESVESMLVAPVGAYTVADVYNTNRYGEIILAAGNEVAPIPTDLARPGSAEALAIKADNKARRILVDDGRTTNLAEAGLAPAYLTKDNPIRVGDTVEKFGPSVLSFGFSEWRLQPVDPAALQTTFKDTNPRTPAPADVGGDLRVASFNVLNYFVHFGGEARGATDAAALAKQQAKIVSAISALDADVVALMEIENSVRFEPDDPQVALKTLVGALNAKDGAGTWDYVRSPADLPGPEQQDFITTAIIFKPAAVTPKGAARSVNDESVWANAREPIAQTFTAGTATFTVVANHLKSKSASTPPSGDNVDTGDGQGAYNGDRKRQAAALATFVKSLGTDDVLLLGDFNAYSQEDPIQVLADAGYRNIAGADEKSYVFGGESGSLDHALASASLASKVTGVDVWNINSVESFAYEYDGYAPFYSADPYRASDHDPVVVGLRTGNAGPVDLQLLSINDFHGRLEPPTAGNGGAAQLVGMVNELRKANPNTAWISAGDNIGASTFISAIDDDNPTIDVLNAGKLAVSAVGNHEFDKGLADLQGRVEDRADFPYLAANVYKNGERVLPGYSVQTLGGVKVGYIGVVTEQTAALVSPDGIAGVEFRDPVAEANTLAAQLSDGNEANGEADVLVLLAHEGAATENIGSAAALQADPVFGDFTRVSAEIDAIFSGHTHQPYAFEVPVPGTDRTRPVIQAEDYGLRVGKAVLTVDPATKTVTNSTAELLNVTGYPADAAVADIVAKAKVTADELGKRPLGKITADIKRAYSAAGAEDRGAESVLGNFIADVQLSQTSAAGRGGAQIAFMNPGGLRADLLYGTDGTVTYANAFSVQPFSNDVVTQTLTGAQIKQVLEEQWQPAGASRPVLHLGSSKGLTYSYDVNQPRGSKIIASSLKLNGVVLNPTGTYRVTSNSFLAAGGDNFTTLGQGTNRVTTGDNDLTMLVNYFAANSPVTADPVARSTPGTATPADTTPPTGTFELGATALWPGQPMTLTPVALGDDVSAADKIKKVVSWGDGTTSESLTHTYAKAGDYTVSVQLTDEAGNQAAATIEGAAVVKVTAQPKGVYLLAPQSIWAGQTTVLAVSKVSGASKLVIAWGDGATSDMSANGALISHTYTKAGTFTVTVTPHNAAGAGTAVKAGSVKVTADTYAPGVRFVPPLIPSSASAWRSLNGLASDTGLGVATVSATLIQERSGQWHYFDGAQWVKASSQTDAAAKAKVLTDAPLPVLGVWSIGLRGVEKGTLKVTYWATDRAGNDSVKQSYTAKITK